ATGGCCCCAGCATCGGGGACGAAGCCCCCGTCCCAGGGACAAGCCGGATCACCATGGGTGGCGATTAACTCCGACCCGTTCATGAGCAAACGCATCCCCAAGCTCAGCTTGGCAAAGTCAAAACTAAGGTCCATGGAGGCCACAACAAAATCCACCTTCTCATCGGCGCTAGGCTGTAGGAGTACCTCCAACCCGCTTTCCCGCAGGGTATCAAGAAGGGCCGTTTCGCCTAACACATAGACCCGGCAACGGGGATGGTTTTCCCTCAGGTATTTAGCCAGGATATCTCCGGAGGACATCACTTCCTTAGGCGTGGTCTCAATCCCCATCCGGGTCAGCTTCTCTGCATAGCTTCTCCTGGTATGGCTGGGATTATTGGACAAAAACAGCACCCTACTCCCTCTCGCCCTTAGGTAAGGGATAAGCTCCCTTGCTCCGGGCAACAGCTTACTGCCGTAGTAGATGGTGCCATCGAGATCGAAGATGTAGCCTTTGTAGAACTTATCCACGGAAGACTTGAACATTACTATACCACAACTCCCTATTACTACTGGACAGACCCGCGATCCCAGGAACCAAGGTGGCCCTAGCTTCATCAATGGTGCTGATCAAGCCACCGGCGATCAATGGGGGAAATCCCCCTTGGGGCAAACGGGGTAAGATCTTTGGCGCCACTAGGCCCGGCAACACCTCCACCGCATGGGGTTGACATTTGCCGCAGGCCTGGATCCCTGTTTGCAGGGCCTCGGTATCCAAGCAAAACAACCGCATAATCGTCAACAACCCCGCCTCTTTG
This region of Bacillota bacterium genomic DNA includes:
- a CDS encoding HAD-IIA family hydrolase; translation: MFKSSVDKFYKGYIFDLDGTIYYGSKLLPGARELIPYLRARGSRVLFLSNNPSHTRRSYAEKLTRMGIETTPKEVMSSGDILAKYLRENHPRCRVYVLGETALLDTLRESGLEVLLQPSADEKVDFVVASMDLSFDFAKLSLGMRLLMNGSELIATHGDPACPWDGGFVPDAGAIAAALSVSARKPVALIAGKPTALACAMALDELGCTPAEVLVVGDRMGTDIQLGADHGMDTALVLTGGDSLEDLVNYSFRPTYILENLWAVLPNEEARRQAQGIGDLINA